Proteins from one Tenrec ecaudatus isolate mTenEca1 chromosome 8, mTenEca1.hap1, whole genome shotgun sequence genomic window:
- the LOC142454679 gene encoding transmembrane epididymal protein 1A-like encodes MGTFKGHLVPGIFFLVYSLYYSVLVSLALLRKQKHIKPPLPPREKCERTWCHLGFVEGSVKLIGALVSILGEFFYPLGVNRLKIIDWEDPHRPFVYKEHWQHTTMYSFFMLSGMVDVVSWFCLARQKPHLERAAEALAFYVLMLLMITHFEHRSVLEVRVHILFLVPTCLLALVITIEVWIPDQPRLWVLKSWMVLVLSTWLLQLSVLLYAPPSGQPWRSENPEDLAFVTIFFTWHLVLGVAILAVIYGLCSLWHHRCSSFIEGSRARYQPCPTDPSGELLLKPRAEAAQFGGIV; translated from the coding sequence ATGGGTACCTTCAAGGGGCACTTGGTACCAGGAATATTCTTCCTGGTCTATTCCCTCTACTATTCAGTGCTGGTCTCCCTGGCCCTCCTACGGAAACAGAAGCACATCAAACCGCCTCTTCCCCCAAGAGAGAAGTGTGAGCGGACTTGGTGTCATCTGGGGTTTGTGGAAGGATCCGTCAAGTTGATCGGCGCCCTAGTCAGTATCCTAGGTGAGTTCTTCTATCCTCTGGGGGTGAACCGTCTGAAGATAATAGACTGGGAGGACCCTCACCGACCATTCGTGTACAAGGAACACTGGCAGCACACCACCATGTACAGCTTCTTCATGCTCAGCGGCATGGTGGACGTCGTGAGCTGGTTTTGTCTGGCACGGCAGAAGCCACATTTGGAGCGGGCTGCCGAGGCCCTGGCTTTCTATGTGCTGATGCTGCTGATGATCACTCACTTTGAACACAGGAGCGTCCTGGAGGTCCGAGTGCACATTCTGTTCCTGGTGCCCACCTGCCTGTTGGCGTTGGTGATCACCATCGAGGTCTGGATCCCCGACCAGCCCCGGCTCTGGGTGCTCAAGAGCTGGATGGTGCTGGTGCTCAGCACCTGGCTGCTGCAGTTGAGTGTGCTGTTGTACGCGCCCCCTTCGGGACAGCCCTGGAGGTCAGAGAACCCCGAAGACCTCGCCTTCGTCACCATCTTCTTCACCTGGCACCTGGTCTTAGGGGTTGCCATCCTGGCCGTCATCTACGGTCTCTGCAGTCTCTGGCACCACCGCTGCTCCTCCTTCATCGAGGGTTCAAGGGCCAGGTACCAGCCATGCCCCACGGACCCAAGTGGGGAATTGCTACTGAAGCCCAGGGCAGAGGCTGCGCAGTTCGGTGGGATTGTCTAG